A single genomic interval of Bdellovibrionota bacterium harbors:
- a CDS encoding GtrA family protein — translation VIENCRLEPEGYKILLEVLGRGKYQRVEEVPYTFVERKLGGSKLGPRQYGEFIIHLLRLSRQTGELKRFLKFSVVGGSGVFVNMGVLTLLTAWGLGYLQSGLFAVETAVVTNFLLNEFWTFADFSQRRPRFVSRMSRFLTFNFFCAGGAVINLSILWALTEFAGWHYLLSNLFGIGAATLWNYGMNANITWESARADRIKGLEGRI, via the coding sequence GTGATCGAAAACTGCCGTCTGGAGCCTGAGGGATATAAGATTCTCTTAGAGGTGTTGGGCCGGGGAAAGTACCAACGCGTTGAGGAGGTCCCATACACCTTTGTCGAGCGAAAGTTAGGCGGGAGCAAGCTCGGCCCGCGGCAGTATGGAGAGTTTATCATTCATCTCCTGCGTCTTTCCAGGCAAACGGGAGAGCTGAAGCGTTTTCTAAAATTCTCGGTTGTCGGCGGATCGGGCGTCTTTGTCAACATGGGCGTGCTAACCCTCCTCACAGCGTGGGGGCTGGGATATCTTCAGAGCGGCCTCTTTGCGGTGGAAACCGCCGTCGTGACGAATTTCCTTTTGAACGAGTTCTGGACCTTCGCGGATTTTTCGCAGCGGCGGCCCCGTTTTGTCAGCCGGATGAGCCGGTTCCTTACGTTCAACTTCTTTTGCGCCGGGGGCGCCGTGATCAACCTCTCCATTTTATGGGCACTGACGGAGTTTGCCGGATGGCATTACCTCCTCAGCAATCTCTTCGGAATCGGCGCGGCGACGCTCTGGAACTATGGAATGAAT